A genomic segment from Streptomyces antibioticus encodes:
- the hisH gene encoding imidazole glycerol phosphate synthase subunit HisH — protein sequence MSAATGTPKKVVVFDYGFGNVRSAERALARTGADVEITRDFDAAMNADGLLVPGVGAFAACMRGLREARGDWIIDRRLSGGRPVMGICVGMQILFARGIEHGVETEGLDEWPGTVGPLKAEIVPHMGWNTVDAPADSELFAGLDADARFYFVHSYAVHDWSLEVHNPSMRAPRVTWSTHGEPFVAAVENGALWATQFHPEKSGDAGAQLLTNWIGTL from the coding sequence TTGAGCGCGGCCACCGGCACACCGAAGAAGGTCGTCGTCTTCGACTACGGCTTCGGCAACGTCCGCTCCGCCGAACGCGCCCTGGCCCGCACCGGCGCCGACGTCGAGATCACCCGTGACTTCGACGCGGCCATGAACGCCGACGGGCTGCTGGTCCCCGGCGTCGGCGCCTTCGCCGCCTGTATGCGCGGGCTGCGCGAGGCGCGCGGCGACTGGATCATCGACCGCCGGCTGTCCGGGGGCCGCCCGGTGATGGGGATCTGCGTCGGCATGCAGATCCTGTTCGCGCGGGGCATCGAGCACGGCGTGGAGACCGAGGGCCTCGACGAATGGCCCGGCACGGTCGGACCGCTCAAGGCCGAGATCGTCCCCCACATGGGCTGGAACACCGTGGACGCCCCGGCCGACTCCGAACTCTTCGCCGGACTGGACGCGGACGCGCGCTTCTACTTCGTGCACTCCTACGCCGTCCACGACTGGTCCCTGGAAGTGCACAACCCGTCGATGCGCGCCCCCCGGGTGACCTGGTCGACGCACGGCGAGCCCTTCGTGGCCGCCGTGGAGAACGGCGCCCTGTGGGCCACCCAGTTCCACCCCGAGAAGTCCGGCGACGCCGGAGCCCAGCTCCTCACCAACTGGATCGGAACCCTGTGA
- a CDS encoding RidA family protein, with the protein MSDVRRVTTGAPWEEQFGYSRAVELPNGLVLVAGCTSVVAGEIAGGGPYEQTVNAFNVAFSALDQLGLGRDDVVRTRMYVTHARDVDEVGRAHKELFDTVRPAATMIIISGLVDPSLVVEVEVEAYRGGSSS; encoded by the coding sequence GTGAGCGACGTACGCCGGGTGACGACGGGCGCGCCCTGGGAGGAGCAGTTCGGCTACTCCCGCGCGGTGGAGCTGCCGAACGGCCTGGTGCTGGTCGCCGGCTGCACCTCCGTCGTGGCCGGCGAGATCGCCGGGGGCGGCCCCTACGAGCAGACGGTCAACGCCTTCAACGTCGCGTTCTCGGCGCTGGACCAGCTCGGTCTCGGCCGCGACGACGTCGTCCGCACCCGCATGTACGTCACCCACGCGCGGGACGTGGACGAGGTCGGACGGGCCCACAAGGAGCTGTTCGACACCGTCCGGCCCGCCGCCACCATGATCATCATCTCCGGTCTCGTGGACCCCAGCCTGGTCGTCGAGGTCGAGGTCGAGGCCTACCGAGGAGGGTCCTCGTCATGA
- a CDS encoding DUF2752 domain-containing protein, protein MRGVNADSQRVTSTVAGRLAVPAGILAAVAGAFAYVGAVDPNEPGHYPVCPLLRLTGLYCPGCGGLRSAYAVAHGDLGAALHANAMAVVGYLGFAVLWTVWVVRAARGRPVRLDLTPVRLWTLGALLLVFTVVRNLPFGGWLHP, encoded by the coding sequence ATGCGAGGCGTGAACGCCGACAGCCAGCGGGTGACGTCAACGGTCGCGGGACGGCTCGCCGTACCCGCCGGGATCCTCGCGGCCGTCGCCGGGGCCTTCGCCTACGTCGGCGCCGTCGACCCCAACGAACCCGGCCACTACCCGGTCTGCCCGCTGCTGCGGCTCACCGGCCTGTACTGCCCCGGCTGCGGCGGACTGCGCAGCGCGTACGCCGTCGCGCACGGTGACCTCGGCGCCGCCCTGCACGCCAACGCGATGGCCGTCGTCGGCTATCTGGGGTTCGCCGTGCTGTGGACCGTCTGGGTGGTCCGCGCGGCCCGCGGACGCCCGGTCCGGCTCGACCTGACACCCGTCCGGCTGTGGACGCTCGGCGCGTTGCTGCTGGTCTTCACGGTGGTCCGCAACCTGCCGTTCGGCGGCTGGCTCCATCCCTGA
- a CDS encoding histidinol-phosphate transaminase produces MTGIDDLPVRDELRGKSPYGAPQLDVPVRLNTNENPYPLPEALVDRIAERVREAARNLNRYPDRDAVDLRTQLARYLTDTSGYEVGLANVWAANGSNEVLQQLLQTFGGPGRTAIGFEPSYSMHGLIARGTGTGWISGPRREDFTIDLAAAEQAIAEHRPDVVFVTTPNNPTGTAVPAETVLALYEAAQAARPSMVVVDEAYIEFSHGDSLLPLLEGRPHLVVSRTMSKAFGAAGLRLGYLAAHPAVVDAVQLVRLPYHLSAVTQATALAALEHTDTLLKYVEQLKSERDRLVAELLAAGYEVTASDANFVQFGRFADAHDVWRRILDRGVLVRDNGVPGWLRVTAGTPEENDAFLDAVRDLKKELDA; encoded by the coding sequence GTGACCGGCATCGACGATCTCCCCGTACGGGACGAGCTGCGCGGCAAGTCCCCCTACGGCGCACCCCAGTTGGACGTCCCCGTCCGGCTGAACACCAACGAGAACCCCTACCCGCTGCCCGAGGCGCTGGTCGACCGGATCGCGGAGCGCGTCCGCGAGGCCGCCCGCAACCTCAACCGGTACCCGGACCGCGACGCCGTCGACCTGCGCACGCAGCTCGCCCGGTATCTCACGGACACCTCCGGGTACGAGGTCGGCCTCGCCAACGTCTGGGCCGCCAACGGCTCCAACGAGGTCCTCCAGCAGCTCCTCCAGACCTTCGGCGGCCCCGGCCGCACGGCGATCGGCTTCGAACCGTCGTACTCGATGCACGGGCTCATCGCGCGCGGCACCGGGACCGGCTGGATCTCCGGGCCGCGCCGCGAGGACTTCACCATCGACCTCGCGGCGGCCGAGCAGGCCATCGCCGAGCACCGCCCCGACGTCGTGTTCGTCACCACCCCCAACAACCCCACCGGCACCGCCGTCCCGGCCGAGACCGTCCTCGCGCTGTACGAGGCCGCGCAGGCCGCGCGGCCCTCGATGGTCGTCGTGGACGAGGCGTACATCGAGTTCAGCCACGGCGACTCGCTGCTGCCGCTGCTCGAAGGCCGGCCGCATCTCGTCGTCTCCCGGACCATGTCGAAGGCGTTCGGCGCGGCCGGCCTGCGCCTCGGCTACCTCGCCGCGCACCCGGCCGTCGTGGACGCCGTCCAGCTCGTCCGGCTGCCGTACCACCTCTCGGCCGTCACCCAGGCGACCGCGCTGGCCGCCCTGGAGCACACCGACACCCTGCTGAAGTACGTCGAGCAGCTCAAGTCGGAGCGCGACCGGCTGGTGGCCGAACTGCTCGCCGCCGGCTACGAGGTCACCGCCTCGGACGCCAACTTCGTCCAGTTCGGCCGCTTCGCCGACGCCCACGACGTGTGGCGGCGGATCCTCGACCGCGGCGTCCTGGTCCGGGACAACGGCGTGCCCGGTTGGCTGCGGGTCACCGCCGGAACCCCCGAAGAGAACGACGCGTTCCTCGACGCGGTGAGGGACTTGAAGAAGGAGCTTGACGCATGA
- a CDS encoding HGxxPAAW family protein: MAGSSHGHTPAAWTGVIIAFIGFCVSGAFMVMAQPVGFWAGMVIVALGGVVGGAMRMAGLGQPRETHRPAAKVVTATREPAGAES, translated from the coding sequence ATGGCGGGCAGCAGCCACGGACACACCCCGGCCGCCTGGACCGGTGTCATCATCGCCTTCATCGGTTTCTGCGTCTCGGGCGCGTTCATGGTGATGGCCCAGCCGGTGGGCTTCTGGGCCGGCATGGTCATCGTGGCCCTCGGCGGTGTGGTCGGCGGCGCCATGCGCATGGCGGGCCTGGGCCAGCCGCGCGAGACCCACCGCCCCGCGGCGAAGGTCGTCACCGCGACCCGTGAGCCGGCCGGCGCCGAGAGCTGA
- the hisI gene encoding phosphoribosyl-AMP cyclohydrolase — MTSTPPPSSLDPAIAARLKRSADGLVPAIAQQYDTGEVLMLGWMDDEALHRTLTTGRCTYWSRSRQEYWVKGDTSGHFQWVRSVALDCDADTVLVKVDQVGAACHTGARTCFDADVLIENADSGVSATDQ; from the coding sequence ATGACCAGCACGCCCCCTCCCAGCAGCCTGGACCCCGCCATCGCCGCGCGCCTCAAGCGCAGCGCCGACGGGCTCGTCCCCGCCATCGCCCAGCAGTACGACACCGGAGAGGTGCTCATGCTGGGCTGGATGGACGACGAGGCGCTGCACCGCACCCTGACCACCGGCCGCTGCACCTACTGGTCGCGCAGCCGTCAGGAGTACTGGGTCAAGGGCGACACCTCCGGCCACTTCCAGTGGGTCAGGTCCGTCGCCCTCGACTGCGACGCCGACACCGTGCTGGTCAAGGTCGACCAGGTCGGCGCCGCCTGCCACACCGGCGCCCGCACCTGCTTCGACGCCGATGTCCTGATCGAGAACGCCGATTCCGGCGTGTCCGCCACGGATCAGTAA
- the priA gene encoding bifunctional 1-(5-phosphoribosyl)-5-((5-phosphoribosylamino)methylideneamino)imidazole-4-carboxamide isomerase/phosphoribosylanthranilate isomerase PriA: MSKLELLPAVDVRDGQAVRLVHGESGTETSYGSPLEAALAWQRAGAEWLHLVDLDAAFGTGDNRSLVAEVTRAMDIKVELSGGIRDDATLAAALATGCTRVNLGTAALETPEWVAKVIAEHGDKIAVGLDVRGTTLRGRGWTRDGGDLYETLARLDQEGCARYVVTDIAKDGTLQGPNLELLKNVCAATDRPVVASGGVSSLDDLRALAGLVPLGVEGAIVGKALYAKAFTLEEALSAVAL, encoded by the coding sequence GTGAGCAAGCTCGAACTCCTCCCCGCCGTCGACGTCCGGGACGGCCAGGCCGTTCGTCTCGTGCACGGCGAGTCCGGCACGGAGACCTCGTACGGCTCCCCGCTGGAGGCGGCGCTGGCCTGGCAGCGGGCGGGCGCCGAGTGGCTGCACCTGGTCGACCTGGACGCCGCGTTCGGCACCGGCGACAACCGGTCGCTGGTCGCCGAGGTCACCCGGGCCATGGACATCAAGGTGGAACTGTCCGGCGGCATCCGCGACGACGCCACCCTGGCCGCCGCCCTCGCCACCGGCTGCACCCGCGTGAACCTCGGCACGGCCGCCCTGGAGACCCCCGAGTGGGTCGCCAAGGTCATCGCCGAGCACGGCGACAAGATCGCCGTCGGCCTGGACGTCCGGGGCACCACCCTGCGCGGCCGCGGCTGGACCCGGGACGGCGGCGACCTCTACGAGACGCTGGCCCGCCTGGACCAGGAGGGCTGCGCGCGCTACGTCGTCACCGACATCGCCAAGGACGGCACCCTCCAGGGCCCCAACCTGGAGCTGCTGAAGAACGTGTGCGCCGCCACCGACCGCCCGGTCGTGGCCTCCGGCGGCGTGTCGTCCCTCGACGACCTGCGCGCCCTCGCCGGTCTGGTCCCGCTCGGGGTCGAGGGCGCCATCGTCGGCAAGGCGCTGTACGCCAAGGCGTTCACCCTGGAAGAGGCGCTGTCGGCGGTGGCCCTGTGA
- the hisF gene encoding imidazole glycerol phosphate synthase subunit HisF encodes MTLAVRVIPCLDVDAGRVVKGVNFQNLRDAGDPVEMAKVYDAEGADELTFLDITASSGNRETTYDVVRRTAEQVFIPLTVGGGVRTPADVDRLLRAGADKVGVNTAAIARPELIQEIAERFGSQVLVLSVDARRTPSGGFEVTTHGGRKGTGIDAVEWAHRAAELGAGEILLNSMDADGTKDGYDLEMIAAVRKHVTIPVIASGGAGKLADFAPAVGAGADAVLAASVFHFGDLRIGQVKQALGEAGHPVR; translated from the coding sequence ATGACCCTGGCCGTACGAGTCATCCCCTGCCTGGACGTGGACGCCGGCCGCGTCGTCAAGGGCGTGAACTTCCAGAACCTGCGCGACGCCGGCGACCCCGTCGAGATGGCCAAGGTCTACGACGCCGAAGGCGCCGACGAGCTGACCTTCCTGGACATCACCGCCTCCTCCGGCAACCGCGAGACCACCTACGACGTGGTGCGCCGCACCGCCGAGCAGGTGTTCATCCCGCTGACCGTCGGCGGCGGCGTGCGCACCCCGGCGGACGTGGACAGGCTGCTGCGGGCGGGCGCCGACAAGGTGGGCGTCAACACCGCCGCGATCGCCCGGCCCGAGCTGATCCAGGAGATCGCCGAACGCTTCGGCAGCCAGGTCCTGGTGCTGTCGGTGGACGCCCGGCGCACCCCGTCCGGCGGCTTCGAGGTCACCACCCACGGCGGCCGCAAGGGCACCGGGATCGACGCGGTCGAATGGGCGCACCGGGCGGCCGAGCTGGGCGCCGGCGAGATACTGCTGAACTCGATGGACGCCGACGGCACCAAGGACGGCTACGACCTGGAGATGATCGCCGCCGTGCGCAAGCACGTCACGATCCCGGTGATCGCCTCCGGCGGCGCCGGCAAGCTCGCCGACTTCGCCCCGGCCGTCGGCGCCGGCGCCGACGCGGTCCTGGCCGCCTCCGTCTTCCACTTCGGCGACCTGCGCATCGGCCAGGTCAAGCAGGCCCTGGGAGAGGCCGGACACCCGGTGCGCTGA
- a CDS encoding TIGR02234 family membrane protein encodes MVYVTAAVPPPRSEAAPTRSGRRSLALALLSGALGAAMALLSTRQPWSKGWASVPGGAFRLTADGSDVTGVPAALAIVGLAALVAVFAVRRTGRLAVSVLLTLSGAGIVTAALLGAGDNSALDEQAAKVSGDTSATVASFGYTAWPFAAVAGGALILLAGLLALRYGNRWPGMSGRYERDGTPRPRRAARPADPERPEEMWKALDRGEDPTRPDPA; translated from the coding sequence GTGGTCTACGTGACTGCTGCCGTACCTCCCCCCCGATCCGAAGCCGCCCCCACGCGGTCCGGCCGCCGCAGCCTCGCCCTCGCGCTGCTGAGCGGTGCGCTGGGCGCGGCCATGGCCCTGCTGTCCACCCGGCAGCCCTGGTCGAAGGGCTGGGCCTCGGTGCCCGGCGGCGCCTTCCGGCTGACCGCCGACGGCAGTGACGTCACCGGCGTCCCCGCCGCGCTCGCGATAGTGGGCCTCGCCGCGCTCGTCGCCGTCTTCGCCGTGCGCCGCACCGGCCGCCTCGCCGTCTCCGTCCTGCTGACGCTCTCCGGCGCCGGCATCGTCACCGCCGCCCTGCTCGGCGCCGGCGACAACTCCGCGCTCGACGAGCAGGCCGCCAAGGTGTCCGGCGACACCTCGGCCACCGTCGCCTCCTTCGGCTACACCGCCTGGCCCTTCGCCGCGGTCGCCGGCGGCGCCCTGATCCTGCTGGCCGGCCTGCTCGCCCTGCGCTACGGCAACCGCTGGCCCGGCATGTCCGGCCGCTACGAGCGCGACGGCACCCCCCGCCCGCGCCGCGCCGCCCGGCCCGCCGACCCGGAGCGGCCCGAGGAGATGTGGAAGGCCCTGGACCGCGGCGAGGACCCCACCCGCCCCGACCCGGCGTGA
- the hisD gene encoding histidinol dehydrogenase — MISRIDLRGDALPEGPALRDLLPRADFDVAAALEKVRPICEAVHHRGDAALIDFAEKFDGVKLEQVRVPAEALARALEELDPAVRAALEESIRRARLVHRAQRRTTHTTQVVPGGSVTEKWVPVDRVGLYAPGGRSVYPSSVVMNVVPAQEAGVPSVALASPAQAEFGGLPHPTILAACALLGVDEVYAAGGATAVAMFAHGTESCPPANMVTGPGNIWVAAAKRYYTGRIGIDAEAGPTEIAILADAGADPVHVAADLISQAEHDPLAAAVLVTDSVELADAVEKELEPQIAATRHIDDRIVPALSGRQSAIVLVDGVEEGLRVVDAYGAEHLEIQTADAAAVAGRVRNAGAVFVGPWAPVSLGDYAAGSNHVLPTGGCACHSSGLSVQSFLRGIHIVDYTRDALAEVAHHVVTLAEAEDLPAHGAAIKARFSWKVPEGK; from the coding sequence GTGATCTCCCGAATCGATCTGCGCGGCGACGCCCTCCCCGAGGGACCCGCCCTGCGCGACCTGCTGCCCCGTGCCGACTTCGACGTCGCGGCCGCCCTGGAGAAGGTGCGTCCGATCTGCGAGGCCGTGCATCATCGGGGTGACGCGGCGCTGATCGACTTCGCGGAGAAGTTCGACGGCGTGAAGCTGGAGCAGGTCCGGGTGCCCGCCGAGGCCCTCGCCCGCGCCCTGGAGGAGCTGGACCCGGCCGTGCGCGCGGCCCTGGAGGAGTCGATCCGCCGCGCCCGCCTCGTGCACCGCGCCCAGCGCCGTACGACCCACACGACCCAGGTCGTGCCGGGCGGCAGCGTGACCGAGAAGTGGGTACCCGTCGACCGGGTCGGGCTGTACGCGCCCGGCGGCCGCTCGGTCTACCCGTCCTCCGTCGTGATGAACGTGGTGCCCGCCCAGGAGGCAGGCGTCCCGTCCGTCGCGCTCGCCTCCCCGGCCCAGGCCGAGTTCGGTGGCCTGCCGCACCCCACCATCCTCGCGGCCTGCGCCCTGCTGGGCGTCGACGAGGTGTACGCGGCCGGCGGCGCGACCGCCGTCGCGATGTTCGCCCACGGCACCGAGTCCTGCCCGCCCGCCAACATGGTCACCGGCCCCGGCAACATCTGGGTCGCCGCCGCCAAGCGCTACTACACCGGCCGGATCGGCATCGACGCCGAGGCGGGACCGACCGAGATCGCGATCCTGGCCGACGCCGGCGCCGACCCGGTGCACGTGGCGGCCGACCTGATCAGCCAGGCCGAGCACGACCCGCTCGCGGCGGCCGTCCTCGTCACCGACTCCGTCGAGCTGGCGGACGCGGTCGAGAAGGAGCTGGAACCGCAGATCGCGGCCACCCGGCACATCGACGACCGGATCGTCCCGGCGCTGAGCGGCCGGCAGTCCGCGATCGTCCTCGTCGACGGCGTCGAGGAGGGCCTGCGGGTGGTCGACGCGTACGGCGCCGAACACCTGGAGATCCAGACGGCCGACGCCGCCGCGGTGGCCGGCCGGGTGCGCAACGCGGGCGCGGTCTTCGTCGGCCCCTGGGCGCCCGTCTCCCTCGGCGACTACGCGGCCGGCTCCAACCACGTGCTGCCCACCGGCGGCTGCGCCTGCCACTCCTCCGGCCTGTCCGTCCAGTCCTTCCTGCGCGGCATCCACATCGTGGACTACACGCGGGACGCGCTCGCCGAGGTCGCGCACCACGTGGTGACCCTGGCGGAGGCGGAGGACCTGCCCGCGCACGGCGCGGCGATCAAGGCTCGATTCAGTTGGAAGGTTCCCGAGGGCAAGTGA
- the hisB gene encoding imidazoleglycerol-phosphate dehydratase HisB — translation MSRTGRVQRTTKETSVLVEIDLDGTGKTDIATGVGFYDHMLDQLGRHGLFDLSVKTDGDLHIDSHHTIEDTALALGAAFKQALGDKVGIYRFGNCTVPLDESLAQVTVDLSGRPYLVHTEPEKMAPMIGEYDTTMTRHILESFVAQAQIALHVHVPYGRNAHHIVECQFKALARALRYASERDPRAAGILPSTKGAL, via the coding sequence ATGAGCCGCACAGGACGCGTGCAGCGCACCACGAAGGAGACCTCGGTCCTCGTCGAGATCGACCTCGACGGCACCGGCAAGACCGACATCGCCACCGGCGTCGGCTTCTACGACCACATGCTCGACCAGCTCGGCCGGCACGGCCTGTTCGACCTGAGCGTGAAGACCGACGGCGATCTGCACATCGACTCGCACCACACCATCGAGGACACCGCCCTCGCCCTCGGCGCCGCCTTCAAGCAGGCGCTCGGCGACAAGGTCGGCATCTACCGCTTCGGCAACTGCACGGTCCCGCTGGACGAGTCCCTCGCCCAGGTCACCGTCGACCTCTCCGGCCGCCCCTACCTCGTGCACACCGAGCCCGAGAAGATGGCGCCGATGATCGGCGAGTACGACACCACGATGACCCGGCACATCCTGGAGTCCTTCGTGGCCCAGGCCCAGATCGCGCTGCACGTGCACGTGCCCTACGGGCGCAACGCGCACCACATCGTGGAGTGCCAGTTCAAGGCGCTGGCCCGGGCCCTGCGCTACGCCAGCGAGCGCGACCCGCGCGCGGCCGGCATCCTCCCCTCCACGAAGGGCGCGCTGTGA
- a CDS encoding TIGR03085 family metal-binding protein, with amino-acid sequence MSTFAKRERLLLADLLETAGPEAPTLCEGWLTRDLAAHVVVRERRPDAAGGILIKQLATRLDRVMEEFAAKPYEELIQLIRTGPPRFSPFALKQVEEMSNTIEFYVHTEDVRRAQRDWSPRELDPVFQDALWSRLERSARLMGRSAPTGLVLRRADGRTVVANRGTPVVTVTGEASELLLFLYGRQSAAQVELDGDKEAVEKLHDGRQLGI; translated from the coding sequence ATGTCGACTTTCGCCAAGCGTGAACGGCTTCTGCTCGCCGACCTCTTGGAGACCGCCGGTCCCGAGGCGCCGACCCTGTGCGAGGGCTGGCTGACCCGGGATCTGGCCGCGCACGTGGTGGTGCGCGAGCGCCGTCCGGACGCGGCCGGGGGCATCCTGATCAAGCAGCTCGCGACCCGGCTCGACCGGGTGATGGAGGAGTTCGCCGCCAAGCCGTACGAGGAGCTGATCCAGCTCATCAGGACCGGTCCGCCGCGGTTCTCGCCGTTCGCGCTCAAGCAGGTCGAGGAGATGTCGAACACCATCGAGTTCTATGTGCACACCGAGGACGTCCGGCGCGCCCAGCGCGACTGGTCGCCGCGCGAGCTGGACCCGGTCTTCCAGGACGCCCTGTGGAGCCGGCTGGAGCGCAGCGCGCGGCTGATGGGCCGCTCCGCCCCGACCGGTCTGGTGCTGCGCCGCGCGGACGGCCGCACGGTGGTCGCCAACCGGGGCACCCCGGTGGTGACGGTGACCGGCGAGGCATCGGAGCTGCTGCTGTTCCTCTACGGCCGGCAGAGCGCCGCCCAGGTGGAACTGGACGGCGACAAGGAGGCCGTGGAGAAGCTTCACGACGGCCGGCAGCTCGGGATCTGA
- a CDS encoding anthranilate synthase component I, which translates to MDLETFRKLAGDRRVIPVTRKLLADGDTPVALYRKLAAERPGTFLLESAENGRSWSRYSFVGVRSAATLTARDGRAHWLGTPPVGVPVDGDPLAALRATIEALHTPHQEDLPPFTGGMVGYLGYDIVRRLEKIGPGDHDDLRLPELTMLLTSDLAVMDHWEGSVLLIANAINHNDLDTGVDEAYADAVARLDAMEADLSRPVAQPPAVLPPSELPEYTARWGGPDFQRAVEDIKERIRAGEAFQVVPSQRFETPCTASALDVYRVLRATNPSPYMYLFRFDGFDVVGSSPEALVKVEDGRAMVHPIAGTRHRGTTPQEDQALADELLADPKERAEHLMLVDLGRNDLGRVCEPGSVEVVDFMSVERYSHVMHIVSTVTGKVAPGRTAFDVLTACFPAGTLSGAPKPRAMQIIDALEPARRGLYGGCVGYLDFAGDSDTAIAIRTALLRDGTAYVQAGAGVVADSDPAAEDQECRNKAAAVLRAVHTANRLGTRSTTAPGTAAATPGGGK; encoded by the coding sequence ATGGACCTCGAGACGTTCCGCAAGCTGGCCGGCGACCGCCGTGTCATCCCGGTCACCCGCAAGCTGCTCGCCGACGGCGACACCCCGGTCGCGCTCTACCGCAAGCTCGCCGCCGAGCGGCCCGGCACCTTCCTCCTGGAGTCCGCGGAGAACGGCCGTTCGTGGTCCCGGTACTCCTTCGTCGGCGTCCGTTCCGCCGCCACCCTCACCGCCCGCGACGGCCGGGCGCACTGGCTGGGCACCCCGCCCGTCGGCGTCCCCGTCGACGGCGACCCGCTGGCCGCCCTGCGCGCCACCATCGAGGCCCTGCACACCCCCCACCAGGAGGACCTGCCGCCCTTCACCGGCGGCATGGTCGGCTACCTCGGCTACGACATCGTCCGCCGCCTGGAGAAGATCGGCCCCGGCGACCACGACGACCTGCGGCTGCCCGAGCTGACCATGCTCCTGACCAGCGACCTCGCCGTCATGGACCACTGGGAGGGCTCCGTCCTGCTGATCGCCAACGCGATCAACCACAACGACCTCGACACCGGCGTCGACGAGGCGTACGCGGACGCCGTGGCCCGGCTGGACGCCATGGAGGCCGACCTCTCCCGCCCGGTGGCCCAGCCGCCCGCCGTCCTGCCGCCCTCCGAACTGCCCGAGTACACCGCCCGCTGGGGCGGCCCGGACTTCCAGCGGGCCGTCGAGGACATCAAGGAGCGCATCCGCGCGGGCGAGGCGTTCCAGGTGGTCCCCTCGCAGCGCTTCGAGACGCCCTGCACGGCGAGCGCGCTGGACGTCTACCGGGTGCTGCGGGCCACCAACCCCTCGCCGTACATGTATCTGTTCCGCTTCGACGGCTTCGACGTCGTGGGCTCCTCCCCGGAGGCCCTGGTCAAGGTCGAGGACGGCCGGGCCATGGTCCACCCCATCGCCGGCACCCGGCACCGCGGCACCACCCCGCAGGAGGACCAGGCCCTCGCCGACGAACTGCTCGCCGACCCCAAGGAGCGCGCCGAGCACCTGATGCTCGTCGACCTCGGCCGCAACGACCTCGGGCGGGTCTGCGAACCGGGCTCCGTCGAGGTCGTCGACTTCATGTCCGTCGAGCGGTACTCGCACGTCATGCACATCGTCTCCACCGTCACCGGCAAGGTCGCCCCCGGCCGCACCGCCTTCGACGTCCTCACCGCCTGCTTCCCGGCCGGCACCCTCTCCGGCGCTCCCAAGCCCCGCGCCATGCAGATCATCGACGCACTCGAACCCGCCCGCCGCGGCCTGTACGGCGGCTGCGTCGGCTATCTCGACTTCGCCGGCGACTCCGACACCGCCATCGCCATCCGGACGGCCCTGCTGCGCGACGGCACCGCCTACGTCCAGGCCGGCGCGGGCGTCGTCGCCGACTCCGACCCGGCCGCCGAGGACCAGGAGTGCCGCAACAAGGCCGCCGCCGTGCTGCGCGCCGTCCACACGGCGAACCGGCTCGGCACCCGGAGCACCACCGCGCCCGGCACCGCGGCCGCCACCCCGGGCGGCGGAAAATAG